The Dehalobacter sp. DCM sequence TTGCTCTTCAGGCAAAGGCAGAAATTATAGCTGACATGATCCATCCGCACCCGACCTTAAGCGAGGCGGTCATGGAGGCATGTGCTGATGCAGTAGGAAGATCCATTCATAAGAGTAGGAAATAAAAGGAGGAATCGGTGATGGAAGAAAAAGAACGTTTGGGATTCATTATGTGTGTATGTACAGGAAAATGTCCGGGTTTTCAAGCAATGGATATCTGGGACTTCATTAATCAGGTCCGAGTGGAATTACCCGTAGAATATGCTTTCATTCATCCCCAGCTATGCGAGGAGGATGGCGACCGTTTCCTGGCTGACTTCTTAAAAGCTAACCGCAAAGTGATCATCGGCGCGTGCGCACCCAATATGCAGAAAAAAATGTTCAAACAGGCTTTCAAAGACGCGGGACTGGATGTGGAAAAAGATTGTGTGATGCTGGATATCCGCGATATGACCAATGAAAAAGCTTTCGGTATTGTCAAAGATGCGCTTAAGAAACTAGGCTTTGAAGGGGATGAGGAAGAATGAGTGAATCCACTTTTATGGGCGTTCCCAGAGACAGGATTGACTGGAGCCCACGAATCGATTACACAAAGTGCAATTACTGTATGGAATGCGTAGAATTCTGTCCGCATCAGGTGCTTGAAGTCAATATGGACGCTGAAAAAAAGCTGATCGTGAAAAATCCGAACAATTGTGTTATCTTCTGCCGGGCCTGCAGTAAGACGTGCGGCCTTGACGCGATCGATTTCCCCAACAAGAATGAAACAACCGCACATATCAAGGAAATCAGAAAGGAAGCTGGCGGAAATGAGTAAGTCCTATGCCATTCTGCCCTGTAATGGGCTGGATAAACCTGCCGGCTGTCTATCGAAAGAATTGGCGCTGCAAATTAAGGAACAAACAGAGAGCAGCGAAATCATCTGCCCGACCTTTGTCCGGGTATCCGATGCGCCGTATAGAAAAATATTGGATGAAAAAGAGCTTTTGGTTATCGACGGCTGTGGCACACGCTGTGCAGGAAAACTTGCAGCAGAAAAAGGCTGGAAAATAGCAGCGAAGGTAAATGTCTCAGATGAGAGTAAAAAATACGGCATATCCCTGGGAACTTCTTTGCGGGTAGAAGAAGACGGTCTCCGGTTATGTGGTCAGATCATTAACAATTTGCTGCAAGAACAAACAACTCCGGAATCAAATACAGGCGCTGCTTCGGGTGAGGGAGTAGCTGACGCGTGGTTCCCCCAGAGTTTGGCTTATGAAACCTACCATAAAGATAAATTCATTTTCCGGCTTCCTAAAAATGAAAATTTTTACTTCAATGAAAACGACTGTTGGGCCTATGTTTCCGGTCATAAAGCCCGTATCGGCGTCACGGATTTTGTCCAAAAAAGTCTGTCCGATATCATGTTCTTTACGCCTCCCGGACTGGGTATAACCGTGGAACAATTTGAGGATGCCGGTTCAATTGAATCCGGTAAAGCGGTTTATGAAATCATTTGCCCTGTTTCCGGTAAATTTACAGCTGTCAATTATGAATTGCTGGATCACCCAGAATACATTAATGAAAACCCCTATGAAAAAGGTTGGATCGCAGAGGTTGAACTTTCAGATTTCCCCAGTGACCAGGAACTCTTACTCCAATTTGACGGCTATTTTGAAGTGATGAAAAGAAAGGTAGATGAATTTCATGTCTGAAAAAGTGAAAGTCGTTCCCTGTAGTGGGATCGGCAAAGTTCACGGTTTACTCGCCAGAGAGCTTGCCTTAAAGGTGGCCAATGAACTGTGCGCGGAAATTACGGAGACGCCCTGTCTGGCGTACATTGTAACCGAGGATCCGGAGATCAAGGAGAAGATCGCCCGAGGCAAATGTGTCACAATTGACGGCTGTCCTAAAATGTGTGCAGCCAAAAGCGTTGCCCATGCCGGAGGGGATATTGCGGAAGAAATCAAGATCATTGAAATACTGAAGAACTATCGCGGCGTGCAGCCTGGCAATGCCACCGCACTCAATGACGATGGCTGGAAAATTGTCGACGAAGCGGCGCTCAAGGTGGCAGCGCGTGTGCAACAAGTTTATGAAGGTGAGGTATGATGCAATGGAATCAATAGGAACAAAGCCACCAACGACCC is a genomic window containing:
- a CDS encoding putative zinc-binding protein, whose protein sequence is MSKSYAILPCNGLDKPAGCLSKELALQIKEQTESSEIICPTFVRVSDAPYRKILDEKELLVIDGCGTRCAGKLAAEKGWKIAAKVNVSDESKKYGISLGTSLRVEEDGLRLCGQIINNLLQEQTTPESNTGAASGEGVADAWFPQSLAYETYHKDKFIFRLPKNENFYFNENDCWAYVSGHKARIGVTDFVQKSLSDIMFFTPPGLGITVEQFEDAGSIESGKAVYEIICPVSGKFTAVNYELLDHPEYINENPYEKGWIAEVELSDFPSDQELLLQFDGYFEVMKRKVDEFHV
- a CDS encoding 4Fe-4S dicluster domain-containing protein; this encodes MSESTFMGVPRDRIDWSPRIDYTKCNYCMECVEFCPHQVLEVNMDAEKKLIVKNPNNCVIFCRACSKTCGLDAIDFPNKNETTAHIKEIRKEAGGNE
- a CDS encoding putative zinc-binding protein, giving the protein MSEKVKVVPCSGIGKVHGLLARELALKVANELCAEITETPCLAYIVTEDPEIKEKIARGKCVTIDGCPKMCAAKSVAHAGGDIAEEIKIIEILKNYRGVQPGNATALNDDGWKIVDEAALKVAARVQQVYEGEV